The following coding sequences lie in one Klebsiella huaxiensis genomic window:
- the brxB gene encoding BREX-1 system protein BrxB, whose amino-acid sequence MIDPVLEYRLSQVQSRISEERFLKNNGSGNEIGFWIFDYPAQNELQVREHLKYLFRNLEKDHKFAHLNIFQIIIDMLTERGLFERVCQQEVKVGTEALKKQLVGLLNQKKIADYIAKKVDLQNQEFVILTGMGNAWPLVRGHELMSALQDVMGFTPLLMFYPGTYSGHDLSPLAGIDSRNYYRAFRLVPESGPAATLNPR is encoded by the coding sequence GTGATCGATCCCGTGCTTGAATACCGCCTGTCACAAGTTCAGAGCCGCATTAGCGAAGAACGCTTCCTCAAAAATAACGGCTCCGGTAATGAGATTGGGTTCTGGATTTTTGATTATCCCGCTCAGAATGAGCTGCAGGTACGTGAACACCTGAAGTATCTTTTCCGTAATCTGGAAAAGGACCACAAGTTCGCGCACCTCAACATATTTCAGATCATTATCGATATGCTCACTGAACGTGGTTTGTTTGAGCGTGTCTGTCAGCAGGAAGTGAAGGTTGGTACCGAAGCGCTGAAAAAACAGCTCGTTGGCTTGTTAAACCAGAAAAAGATCGCAGATTACATAGCAAAAAAAGTCGATCTTCAGAATCAAGAATTTGTCATTCTGACGGGCATGGGTAATGCCTGGCCGCTGGTTCGTGGCCATGAGCTGATGAGCGCCTTACAGGACGTGATGGGTTTTACCCCCCTGCTGATGTTTTATCCGGGAACCTATAGCGGACACGATCTCTCCCCCCTGGCGGGTATTGATTCCCGAAATTATTATCGCGCCTTCAGACTGGTGCCTGAAAGTGGGCCAGCGGCGACATTGAATCCTCGTTAA
- the pglX gene encoding BREX-1 system adenine-specific DNA-methyltransferase PglX, protein MNTNNIKKYAPQARNQFRDAVIQKLTTLGISADKKGTLQIADAGIVGETVRYGQFDYPKSTLTRRDRLVKRAHEQGFDVLVEHCAYTWFNRLCAIRYMEIQGYLDHGFRMLSHPDNPTGFEVLDHVPEVAEALLPEKKALLVEMKLSGNQDEAIYRELLLAQCHALHRAMPFLFEAVDDEAELLLPDNLTRTDSVLRGLVDGIPEEDWQEVEVIGWLYQFYISEKKDAVIGKVVKSEDIPAATQLFTPNWIVQYLVQNSVGRQWLQTYPDSPLKGKMDYYIESAEQTPEVQAQLAAITPASIEPESIKVLDPACGSGHILIEAYNVLKNIYEERGYRARDIPQLILENNIFGLDIDDRAAQLSGFALLMMARQDDRRIFTRDVRLNIVSLQESLHLDITKLWQQLNFHQQNQTGSMGDMFAENTALTHTDSAEYQLLMRTLKRFVNAKTLGSLIQVPQEEEAELKAFLDALYRLEQEGDFLQKAAAKAFIPYIQQAWILAQQYDAVVANPPYMGAKGMNGELKEFAKTNFPDSKSDLFSIFMQHAFSLLKKNGFNAQINMQSWMFLSSYEALRNWLLDKKTFITMAHLGARAFGEISGEVVQTTAWIIKNHHTEGYQPVFFRLVEGSEHQKKKALVKRENCFTNNLQNYFKIIPGSPIAYWISETFKNIFSSSKPLGSVADVKHGLSTGKNDAVVRLWSEISYPSFNQHCLNREDALSENYKWFPYNKGGDYRKWYGNCEYVLRYDQYGNDLMQTFSGHRHDGKSHYFKEGVTWTFISSSNFSARYSSPGFVFDVSGSTFFVNSPRAFTAFLCSKISETVLKMLNPTLNFQVGNIKSLPILDGSNIFSDSEYLLASEIIEIFENDWNNYETSWAFSKDKLLINKIDNSLSKSMKIYLLNTESLIKKTKFKEEENNSNFINAYRLNDELTSDVPYNEITLTCNPCYRYASNEENISERFISDTICEHISYSIGCMMGRYSLDREGLVYAHEGNKGFAELVAEGAYKTFPADNDGILPLMDDEWFDDDVTSRVKEFVRTVWGEEHLQENLDFIAESLCLYAIKPKKGESALDTIRRYLSTQFWKDHLKMYKKRPIYWLFSSGKEKAFECLVYLHRYNDATLARMRTEYVVPLLARYQANIDRLNELVDGVSGGEATRLKRERDSLSKKFNELRSFDDRLRHYADMRISIDLDDGVKVNYGKFGDLLADVKTITGNAPEVI, encoded by the coding sequence ATGAATACCAATAACATCAAAAAATATGCTCCACAGGCTCGTAACCAGTTCCGTGATGCGGTGATCCAGAAGCTAACCACGCTGGGGATTTCCGCCGATAAAAAAGGTACTTTGCAGATTGCAGATGCCGGGATCGTCGGCGAAACCGTGCGCTATGGTCAGTTCGACTACCCCAAATCCACCCTCACCCGCCGCGATCGTCTGGTAAAACGCGCCCACGAGCAGGGCTTTGACGTGCTGGTTGAACACTGTGCCTATACCTGGTTTAACCGCCTGTGCGCCATTCGCTATATGGAGATCCAGGGTTATCTTGACCACGGCTTCCGTATGCTCTCTCACCCAGATAATCCTACCGGTTTTGAAGTGCTGGACCACGTGCCGGAAGTGGCAGAAGCGCTACTGCCGGAGAAAAAGGCGCTGCTGGTCGAAATGAAACTTTCCGGCAACCAGGACGAAGCTATCTACCGTGAACTGCTGCTGGCGCAGTGCCATGCCCTGCATCGTGCGATGCCGTTCCTGTTTGAAGCAGTCGACGATGAAGCTGAACTGCTACTGCCGGATAACCTGACCCGTACTGACTCGGTTCTGCGCGGTCTGGTGGACGGTATTCCGGAAGAAGACTGGCAAGAAGTTGAGGTTATCGGCTGGCTGTATCAGTTCTATATTTCTGAGAAAAAAGATGCCGTTATCGGTAAGGTGGTAAAGAGCGAAGATATTCCTGCCGCCACCCAGCTGTTTACCCCAAACTGGATTGTACAGTATCTGGTGCAAAACTCCGTCGGTCGCCAGTGGTTGCAGACCTACCCGGACTCGCCGCTGAAAGGCAAAATGGACTACTACATTGAGTCAGCCGAACAGACGCCAGAAGTGCAGGCACAACTGGCAGCCATTACGCCTGCCAGCATTGAACCGGAAAGCATCAAGGTGCTCGACCCGGCCTGCGGCTCAGGGCATATTCTGATTGAAGCCTATAACGTGCTGAAAAATATCTACGAAGAGCGCGGCTATCGCGCCCGCGATATTCCACAGCTGATTCTGGAAAATAATATTTTTGGTCTCGACATTGACGACCGTGCGGCCCAGCTTTCCGGCTTTGCATTATTAATGATGGCCCGTCAGGATGACCGCCGGATATTCACCCGCGACGTGCGCCTGAATATTGTTTCCCTGCAGGAAAGTCTGCATCTGGATATTACTAAACTGTGGCAGCAACTGAACTTCCACCAGCAGAACCAGACTGGCAGCATGGGAGATATGTTTGCCGAAAATACCGCATTAACCCATACTGACAGCGCGGAATATCAGCTGCTGATGCGCACGCTGAAGCGCTTTGTAAACGCCAAAACGCTGGGCTCGTTGATTCAAGTGCCGCAAGAAGAAGAAGCGGAACTGAAGGCGTTTCTCGATGCGCTGTATCGTCTGGAGCAGGAAGGGGATTTCCTGCAGAAGGCTGCCGCGAAGGCGTTTATTCCGTATATTCAGCAGGCGTGGATACTGGCGCAGCAGTATGATGCGGTGGTGGCGAATCCGCCGTATATGGGTGCAAAAGGGATGAATGGTGAACTGAAAGAGTTTGCCAAAACTAATTTCCCGGACAGTAAATCCGATTTATTTTCGATATTTATGCAACACGCATTCTCTTTGCTTAAAAAAAATGGATTTAATGCACAAATTAATATGCAGTCATGGATGTTTTTGTCGAGTTATGAAGCACTACGCAACTGGTTGTTGGACAAAAAAACATTTATTACGATGGCACATTTGGGGGCTCGGGCTTTTGGGGAAATTTCCGGGGAGGTTGTTCAGACAACAGCCTGGATAATTAAAAACCATCATACCGAGGGCTATCAACCTGTATTTTTCCGTTTAGTTGAGGGTAGTGAACATCAAAAGAAAAAGGCTCTAGTCAAGCGTGAAAACTGCTTTACTAATAACTTGCAAAATTATTTTAAAATAATCCCTGGCTCACCAATAGCTTATTGGATAAGCGAAACATTTAAAAATATATTTTCATCATCTAAGCCACTAGGTTCCGTTGCTGATGTTAAACACGGTTTATCAACAGGTAAAAACGATGCTGTAGTTAGGCTGTGGAGCGAAATCTCATATCCAAGCTTTAATCAACACTGTTTAAATAGAGAGGATGCTCTTTCAGAAAATTATAAATGGTTCCCTTATAATAAAGGTGGTGATTATCGGAAGTGGTATGGAAATTGTGAATATGTTCTACGATATGATCAATATGGCAATGATCTTATGCAAACATTTTCAGGACATCGCCATGATGGTAAAAGCCATTATTTCAAAGAGGGGGTAACTTGGACGTTTATATCCAGCTCGAATTTTTCTGCGAGATATAGCTCTCCTGGTTTTGTATTTGATGTTAGCGGCTCAACCTTTTTTGTTAATTCACCTCGCGCATTTACTGCATTTCTATGCAGTAAAATCAGTGAAACCGTACTAAAAATGTTAAACCCGACTTTGAACTTTCAAGTCGGGAATATTAAATCTCTACCTATATTAGATGGGAGTAATATATTTTCCGATTCCGAATATTTATTAGCATCAGAAATAATTGAAATTTTTGAAAATGATTGGAATAATTACGAAACGTCATGGGCTTTTTCAAAAGATAAATTATTAATTAACAAGATTGATAATTCATTATCAAAGTCAATGAAGATCTACCTGCTAAATACAGAAAGTCTCATAAAAAAAACCAAATTCAAAGAAGAGGAAAACAATAGCAATTTTATAAATGCATATAGACTAAATGATGAATTGACTTCTGATGTTCCATATAATGAAATTACTCTTACATGTAATCCATGTTATCGATATGCCAGTAATGAGGAGAATATATCTGAGCGATTTATTTCTGATACCATCTGTGAGCATATATCCTACTCCATCGGCTGCATGATGGGCCGCTACTCCCTCGATCGCGAAGGCCTGGTCTACGCCCATGAAGGCAATAAAGGATTTGCCGAACTGGTCGCTGAAGGTGCCTACAAAACCTTCCCGGCTGACAATGACGGTATCCTGCCGCTGATGGATGACGAGTGGTTTGACGATGACGTCACCTCTCGCGTTAAAGAGTTTGTCCGCACCGTCTGGGGCGAAGAACACCTACAGGAAAACCTCGATTTTATCGCCGAAAGTCTCTGTTTATACGCGATCAAGCCGAAAAAAGGCGAATCTGCGCTGGATACCATCCGTCGCTATCTTTCCACTCAGTTTTGGAAAGATCATCTGAAAATGTATAAAAAGCGCCCGATCTACTGGCTGTTCAGCTCCGGCAAAGAGAAAGCGTTTGAGTGCCTCGTTTATCTGCATCGCTACAACGACGCGACGCTGGCGAGAATGCGTACCGAATATGTGGTGCCGCTGCTGGCGCGCTACCAGGCCAATATTGATCGCCTGAACGAACTGGTCGATGGAGTCTCCGGCGGCGAAGCCACCCGTTTGAAGCGTGAGCGTGATAGCCTGAGCAAGAAATTCAACGAACTGCGCAGTTTCGACGATCGCCTGCGTCACTATGCTGATATGAGAATCAGTATTGATCTCGACGACGGCGTTAAGGTTAACTACGGTAAGTTTGGCGATCTGCTGGCGGATGTGAAAACCATTACCGGCAATGCGCCTGAGGTGATTTAA
- the brxC gene encoding BREX system P-loop protein BrxC, with translation MNIEQIFEKRLDRNINGVVKAEQTDDASAWIELDEYVITRELEGHLRHFFESYVPATGPERIRMENKIGVWVSGFFGSGKSHFIKILSYLLSNRKVSHNGTERHAYAFFEDKIKDALFLADINKAVHHPTEVILFNIDSRANVDDKEDAILKVFLKVFNERVGYCADFPHIAHLERELAKRGQYEAFKTAFSTITESSWEKERDSYYFISDEMAEALSQATGQSVDASRQWVEQLDKNFPLDINNFCQWVKEWLDENGKNILFMVDEVGQFIGKNTQMMLKLQTITENLGVICGGRAWVIVTSQADINAAIGGMSSRDGQDFSKIQGRFSTRLQLSSSNTSEVIQKRLLVKTDAAKPALAKVWLEKGDILRNQLAFDPTTTASLRTYTCEEEFIDNYPFVPWHYQILQKVFESIRTKGAAGKQLAMGERSQLEAFQTAAKQIAQQGLDSLVPFWRFYAAIESFLEPAVSRTITQACQNGILDEFDGNLLKTLFLIRYVDLLKSTPENLVTLSIDKIDADKVELRHRVEKSLNTLERLMLIARVEDKYVFLTNEEKEIENEIRNVEVDFSAINKKLASIIFDDILKNRKYRYPANKQDFDISRFLNGHPLDGAMLNDLVVKILTPKDPSYTFYNSDAACRPYTSEGDGCILIRLPDEGRTWTDIDLVVQTEKFLRDNAGQRPEQASLLSEKARENSVREKMLRVQLESLIAEADVWAIGERLPKKSSTPSSMVDEACRYVIENTFAKLKMLRPFNGDIAREIHALLTVENDAELDLGELEESNPDAMREVETWVSMNIEFNKPVYLRDILNHFARRPYGWPEEEVKLLVARLARKGKFSFSQQNNNIERKQVWELFNNSRRHSELRLHKIRRHDESQIRKAAQTMAEIAQQPFSEREEPALVEHIRQVFDDWKQELNVFRAKAEGGNNPGKNEIESGLRLLNSILNEKEDFALIEKVTSQANELLDFSEDREDLVDFYRKQFATWQKLGAALNGSFKSNRSALEKDAVAVKALGELESIWQMPEPYKHLNRITPLIEQVQNVNHQLVEQHRQRALERIDARIEESRQRLQEAHATSELQNSVLLPMQKARKRAEVSHSIPEILAEQQETKALQTDAEKKINQWIDELRKKQEAQLRAANEATRAAESQQTYVVAEKPVIQPVPKKTHLVNVASEMRKATGGEVLETAEQVEKALDTLRAALLAAIEAGDRIRLQ, from the coding sequence ATGAATATTGAACAGATCTTTGAAAAACGTCTGGACCGAAATATTAATGGCGTTGTGAAAGCCGAACAGACGGACGATGCCAGTGCCTGGATTGAGCTGGATGAATACGTCATCACCCGGGAACTGGAAGGACATCTGCGCCACTTCTTTGAATCTTATGTTCCGGCAACCGGTCCGGAGCGCATACGCATGGAAAACAAAATCGGCGTATGGGTGTCAGGGTTCTTTGGCTCAGGTAAATCACACTTTATCAAGATTCTGTCGTATTTGTTGTCTAACCGCAAAGTCAGCCATAACGGTACAGAACGTCATGCCTACGCCTTCTTTGAAGACAAAATCAAAGATGCTCTGTTCCTCGCTGATATCAACAAAGCGGTCCATCATCCGACGGAAGTGATTCTGTTCAATATTGATTCTCGCGCTAACGTCGATGACAAAGAAGACGCCATCCTTAAAGTCTTCCTGAAGGTATTTAATGAGCGGGTGGGCTACTGTGCTGATTTTCCACACATTGCCCATCTGGAGCGTGAGCTGGCTAAACGCGGTCAATACGAAGCGTTTAAGACCGCATTCTCCACTATCACTGAGTCAAGCTGGGAAAAAGAGCGCGATTCCTACTATTTCATCAGCGATGAAATGGCAGAAGCCCTAAGCCAGGCCACAGGTCAAAGCGTTGACGCCTCGCGTCAATGGGTGGAACAGCTGGATAAGAACTTCCCATTAGATATCAATAATTTTTGCCAGTGGGTCAAAGAGTGGCTGGATGAAAACGGTAAAAACATCCTCTTCATGGTGGATGAGGTTGGCCAGTTCATCGGTAAAAATACGCAGATGATGTTGAAGCTACAGACTATCACTGAAAACCTGGGTGTGATCTGCGGTGGACGCGCATGGGTTATTGTTACCTCCCAGGCAGACATCAATGCGGCCATTGGTGGGATGAGCAGCCGTGATGGACAAGACTTCTCTAAAATTCAGGGCCGTTTCTCGACTCGCCTGCAGCTTTCAAGCTCCAACACCTCCGAAGTTATCCAAAAACGTCTGTTGGTGAAAACTGATGCCGCAAAACCGGCGCTGGCTAAAGTCTGGCTGGAAAAAGGCGACATCCTACGCAACCAGCTTGCTTTTGATCCCACCACAACGGCTTCTTTACGCACCTACACCTGTGAAGAAGAATTTATTGATAACTACCCGTTTGTCCCGTGGCACTACCAGATTCTGCAGAAGGTTTTTGAGTCTATCCGGACCAAAGGTGCCGCCGGTAAACAGTTAGCTATGGGTGAACGTTCGCAGCTGGAAGCCTTCCAGACTGCGGCTAAGCAAATCGCACAGCAAGGGTTAGATTCTCTGGTTCCCTTCTGGCGTTTCTATGCTGCAATTGAGAGCTTCCTGGAACCGGCAGTGAGTCGCACCATTACCCAGGCCTGTCAGAACGGTATCCTGGACGAGTTCGATGGTAACTTGCTGAAAACGCTGTTCCTGATCCGCTATGTCGATTTACTGAAAAGCACGCCCGAGAACCTGGTTACCCTTTCTATCGACAAAATTGATGCCGATAAAGTCGAGCTGCGCCATCGTGTTGAAAAAAGCCTGAATACGCTCGAACGCTTAATGTTGATCGCACGCGTTGAAGATAAATACGTATTCCTGACCAATGAAGAAAAAGAGATCGAGAATGAGATCCGCAACGTCGAGGTCGACTTCTCCGCGATCAACAAGAAACTGGCATCGATCATCTTTGATGACATTCTGAAAAACCGGAAGTATCGCTATCCGGCGAATAAGCAGGACTTCGACATCAGCCGCTTCCTGAACGGGCACCCGCTGGACGGCGCAATGCTTAACGATCTGGTGGTGAAGATCCTCACGCCAAAAGATCCGAGCTATACGTTCTATAACAGCGATGCAGCCTGTCGTCCTTATACTTCAGAAGGTGATGGCTGTATTTTGATTCGCCTGCCTGATGAGGGGCGCACCTGGACCGATATCGATTTAGTTGTCCAGACCGAGAAATTCCTCAGAGACAACGCCGGACAGCGCCCGGAACAAGCCAGCCTGCTTTCAGAAAAAGCCCGCGAAAACAGCGTTCGCGAGAAAATGCTCCGCGTACAGCTGGAGTCGCTTATTGCCGAAGCGGACGTCTGGGCGATTGGCGAGCGCTTACCGAAGAAATCCTCGACGCCATCCAGCATGGTGGATGAAGCCTGCCGCTATGTGATTGAAAACACGTTTGCCAAGCTAAAAATGCTGCGTCCGTTCAACGGCGATATCGCACGTGAAATCCATGCACTGCTTACGGTAGAGAATGATGCAGAGCTGGATCTGGGCGAGCTGGAGGAATCCAATCCCGACGCAATGCGGGAAGTGGAAACCTGGGTCAGCATGAACATCGAGTTCAATAAGCCTGTCTATTTACGCGATATCCTCAACCACTTCGCCCGTCGTCCTTATGGATGGCCTGAAGAAGAAGTGAAGCTGCTGGTTGCTCGCCTGGCACGCAAAGGGAAATTCAGCTTTAGCCAGCAGAATAACAATATCGAGCGTAAGCAGGTTTGGGAGCTGTTCAATAACAGCCGTCGCCACAGCGAGCTACGTCTGCACAAAATTCGTCGTCACGACGAATCACAAATTCGCAAAGCCGCCCAAACCATGGCGGAGATTGCCCAACAACCGTTTAGCGAACGTGAAGAACCCGCACTGGTCGAACATATCCGTCAGGTCTTCGACGACTGGAAGCAAGAGCTGAATGTCTTCAGAGCGAAAGCGGAAGGTGGAAACAATCCAGGCAAAAATGAGATTGAGTCAGGTCTGCGCCTGCTGAATTCCATTTTGAATGAAAAAGAAGATTTTGCCCTGATTGAGAAGGTCACCAGCCAGGCCAATGAACTGCTGGATTTCAGTGAAGATCGTGAAGATTTGGTCGATTTCTACCGCAAGCAGTTTGCCACCTGGCAAAAACTGGGTGCTGCACTGAATGGCAGTTTTAAATCCAACCGCAGCGCGCTGGAAAAAGACGCCGTGGCGGTAAAAGCGCTGGGTGAACTGGAAAGCATCTGGCAGATGCCGGAGCCTTACAAGCATCTCAATCGCATCACGCCGCTGATTGAACAGGTTCAGAACGTTAACCATCAGTTAGTTGAACAGCACCGCCAGCGCGCCCTGGAACGAATTGACGCCCGCATCGAAGAGAGTCGTCAACGTTTGCAGGAAGCGCATGCCACATCGGAGCTGCAAAACAGCGTTCTGCTGCCGATGCAAAAAGCCAGAAAGCGCGCTGAGGTCAGCCATTCGATTCCGGAAATTCTGGCGGAACAGCAAGAGACGAAAGCGCTACAAACGGATGCAGAAAAGAAGATTAACCAGTGGATCGACGAGCTGCGTAAAAAGCAGGAAGCCCAGCTACGAGCAGCGAATGAAGCCACACGCGCTGCAGAATCACAACAGACCTATGTTGTGGCAGAAAAACCCGTAATCCAACCGGTACCGAAAAAAACGCATCTGGTCAATGTCGCCAGCGAGATGCGCAAAGCCACCGGTGGTGAAGTGCTGGAAACCGCCGAGCAGGTGGAAAAAGCGCTTGATACGCTTCGCGCTGCGCTGCTGGCAGCCATTGAGGCAGGTGACCGGATTCGTCTTCAGTAA
- a CDS encoding phospholipase D-like domain-containing protein produces the protein MKLLDAFKEQIAQMGPLKRVWLTTFNLDIAFVESRILPAVLDIDPPVGRMDYEGLQRALNESNIDFRVYCDPRMIALDKPKRTSIAVYPVSVRKLAADEALYLDGEHSLFHPKVFYLEDKNKKIVLGAGSANLTLSGWGRNQEAVDFRTVSSNAQYQQIKQFFMGLDEEPNQDILPADGDILYGDDLKWSFIHSLSELTLMDALIANGELTKLSVWSPYLADNLPALIAKLAGPYLRVELVPDLAAGQFIRTRWGEELQALITVQRLTLFKPPAERDPRLMMTHAKLWLGESSTGRHLAIGSWNFTGPGCSSLKVKGRNVEAGIVHPVSKRTTLCSKVWAVNEGDFASEELLEEEALVPGSLPPFDLTVIFDWQRCEYRLTGKWFLGKPKEGHRLLLPGIKTPVRLTWNTADGTLASPLLINVEQSAALLDSPFYTLRKTGEADWTGTIVETGSEYRRALRFKSLDDILDSYMNSSEPEQSDNLILRSVAGHDDLFSEESDETGFLNPEATSYFRLFQAMQLRSKALSAMDNREQLHRSLFSEPGCLLELAEMVKARVEKDPESVFNWFLTHEVNSMVALAQARFDDINKENASSAADISAHQWSSLGVSPPPLKGKKSTQRYLDIIRKECGYDN, from the coding sequence GTGAAGCTCCTTGATGCGTTTAAAGAGCAAATAGCGCAGATGGGGCCGCTGAAGCGAGTCTGGCTCACGACCTTTAATCTCGATATCGCGTTTGTCGAAAGCCGGATTCTTCCGGCAGTCCTGGATATAGACCCGCCTGTAGGCCGAATGGACTATGAAGGGCTACAGCGGGCATTAAATGAAAGCAATATTGATTTTCGCGTTTATTGCGATCCGCGAATGATCGCCCTGGATAAACCTAAAAGAACCTCAATTGCAGTTTATCCCGTATCGGTGCGTAAGCTTGCTGCGGATGAAGCATTATATCTGGACGGGGAGCACAGCCTGTTTCATCCCAAGGTGTTTTACCTTGAAGATAAGAACAAGAAAATTGTCCTCGGAGCCGGAAGCGCGAATCTTACGCTCAGCGGCTGGGGGCGGAATCAGGAGGCCGTGGACTTTCGGACGGTTTCCAGCAATGCGCAGTATCAGCAGATAAAACAGTTTTTCATGGGACTTGATGAGGAGCCTAACCAAGACATATTGCCTGCAGATGGTGACATACTCTATGGTGACGATCTAAAGTGGTCGTTTATTCACAGCCTCAGCGAGCTCACGCTGATGGATGCGCTAATCGCGAATGGTGAACTGACAAAGCTCAGCGTCTGGTCTCCTTATCTTGCCGATAACTTGCCTGCTCTGATAGCAAAGTTGGCTGGGCCTTATCTGCGCGTTGAGCTGGTGCCTGATCTTGCTGCAGGGCAATTCATTCGTACACGCTGGGGAGAGGAGCTGCAGGCGCTAATTACGGTACAGCGATTGACGTTGTTTAAACCTCCCGCCGAACGTGATCCGCGATTAATGATGACGCACGCCAAGCTGTGGCTGGGAGAGAGTTCTACGGGCCGTCACCTGGCGATAGGCTCCTGGAACTTCACCGGACCGGGCTGCAGTAGCCTGAAGGTAAAGGGGAGAAATGTTGAAGCCGGGATCGTACATCCCGTCAGCAAACGGACCACATTGTGCTCGAAGGTGTGGGCCGTGAATGAGGGGGATTTTGCCAGTGAAGAATTGCTGGAAGAGGAAGCCCTGGTGCCGGGCAGTCTCCCGCCTTTCGACTTAACGGTTATTTTTGACTGGCAGCGCTGCGAATACAGGCTTACCGGAAAGTGGTTTCTCGGCAAGCCGAAGGAGGGGCACCGGCTGCTTCTGCCCGGGATCAAAACACCGGTCAGACTTACGTGGAACACAGCTGACGGTACGCTGGCATCTCCTTTGCTGATAAATGTCGAGCAAAGCGCAGCACTGCTGGATAGCCCTTTCTACACGCTGCGTAAAACCGGTGAAGCGGACTGGACTGGCACTATTGTTGAAACGGGCTCAGAATATCGCCGCGCCCTGCGCTTTAAATCACTGGACGATATTCTCGACAGTTATATGAATTCCTCCGAACCTGAGCAAAGCGATAATCTGATACTCCGCAGCGTGGCAGGTCATGATGATTTATTCAGCGAGGAGAGCGACGAGACAGGGTTCCTAAACCCGGAAGCTACCAGCTACTTCCGGCTGTTTCAGGCAATGCAGCTACGCAGTAAAGCGTTATCAGCCATGGATAATAGAGAACAACTACACCGTAGCCTGTTCAGCGAACCCGGTTGTCTGCTGGAACTGGCAGAAATGGTCAAAGCGCGAGTTGAAAAGGATCCCGAGTCAGTGTTCAACTGGTTTCTGACACATGAGGTCAATAGCATGGTTGCTCTGGCACAGGCGAGATTTGATGATATCAATAAAGAAAATGCATCGAGCGCCGCAGATATTTCCGCGCATCAGTGGAGCTCACTGGGCGTTTCTCCCCCACCTCTGAAGGGGAAAAAAAGTACCCAGCGTTATCTGGATATCATCCGTAAAGAGTGTGGATATGATAACTAA
- the brxA gene encoding BREX-1 system protein BrxA, whose translation MKNDKAWIGDLLGGPLMSRESRIIAELMLTNPDEQTWQEQIVGHNILQASSANTAKRYATTIRLRLNTLDKAAWSLIAEGSERERQQLLFVALTLHSPVVKDFLAEVVNDLRRQFKEKLPMDSWDEFVTSHLRQQPVLTSYSDSSIKKMGNNLIKALAEAGYLDTPRRRNLQSVFLLPETQATLQRLGQQELVSILEGQR comes from the coding sequence GTGAAAAACGACAAAGCATGGATTGGAGACCTGCTAGGCGGGCCGCTGATGAGCAGGGAAAGTCGAATCATCGCTGAGCTCATGCTTACCAATCCCGATGAACAGACCTGGCAAGAGCAGATCGTCGGTCATAACATTCTCCAAGCTTCCTCTGCCAATACAGCAAAGCGCTATGCCACAACGATAAGACTACGCCTGAATACGCTTGATAAAGCGGCGTGGTCACTTATTGCGGAAGGGAGCGAGCGCGAGCGTCAGCAATTGCTGTTTGTCGCTTTGACCCTCCATTCACCGGTTGTTAAAGACTTCCTGGCTGAAGTGGTAAACGACCTGCGTAGACAGTTTAAAGAAAAGCTCCCTATGGATAGCTGGGATGAGTTTGTGACCAGCCATCTTCGTCAGCAGCCTGTACTCACCAGTTACTCAGATTCATCCATCAAGAAAATGGGTAACAACCTGATCAAGGCACTGGCTGAAGCGGGCTATCTGGATACACCGCGTCGACGTAATCTACAGTCAGTCTTTCTTTTACCAGAAACTCAGGCAACCTTGCAGCGCCTTGGACAACAAGAACTGGTTTCTATTCTGGAGGGGCAACGGTGA